The following are from one region of the Salmo trutta chromosome 22, fSalTru1.1, whole genome shotgun sequence genome:
- the LOC115158163 gene encoding lipoprotein lipase, giving the protein MGKENTFLVTVWIILANICVSFSSTPEQTLFGNSNSTEWLEDYTDIVSKFSLRTAEIPDDDLCYIVPGQPLTIPKCEFNPGYKTFVVIHGWTVTGLFESWVPKLVTALYKREPKANVIVVDWLTRAQQHYLNSAANTKLVGKDVAKFVNWLQKTLDYPWENIHLLGYSLGAHVAGIAGLLTNHKVSRITGLDPAGPTFEFADAQSTLSPDDALFVDVLHTNTRGSPDRSIGIQRPVGHVDIYPNGGTFQPGCDLQNTMMMIATTGIRNMDQLVKCSHERSIHLFIDSLVNAAEHQTMAYRCSSKEAFMKGMCLNCRKNRCNKVGYGVNKVRLPRSTKMYLKTREMMPFKLFHYQVKVHFFSSEKLAYTEQPMKISLYGTHDEKTDIPYTMPFLNTNSTVSFLLTTDVDVGELLMVKLRWEKDAYFSWSDMWGNKNFHIRKIRVKAGETQSRVIFSAKDGEFAYLIRGKDDVVFVKSKEDNMSRKEKKMHRLKMQGSHFKNNIA; this is encoded by the exons ATGGGAAAAGAAAATACCTTTTTGGTCACCGTTTGGATAATTCTGGCAAATATCTGTGTATCTTTTTCAAGTACACCAGAACAAACACTTTTTG GTAACAGCAACTCTACTGAATGGCTTGAGGACTACACAGACATTGTATCCAAGTTCTCCCTGAGAACTGCTGAGATACCGGATGATGACTTGTGCTACATCGTTCCCGGGCAGCCCTTAACCATCCCAAAGTGTGAATTCAACCCTGGGTATAAGACGTTCGTGGTCATTCATGGATGGACG GTCACGGGGCTGTTTGAGAGCTGGGTCCCTAAGCTGGTGACAGCGCTGTACAAGAGGGAGCCCAAGGCCAACGTGATTGTGGTGGACTGGCTGACACGGGCGCAGCAGCACTACCTCAACTCAGCTGCCAACACCAAGTTGGTGGGCAAAGACGTGGCCAAGTTTGTTAATTGGCTACAG AAAACGCTAGACTACCCCTGGGAGAACATACATCTGCTGGGCTACAGTCTGGGGGCTCATGTAGCCGGCATCGCTGGTCTCCTCACCAACCACAAAGTCAGCAGGATCACAG GTTTGGACCCGGCCGGCCCGACCTTTGAGTTTGCTGACGCCCAGAGCACCCTGTCCCCTGACGATGCTCTCTTCGTGGACGTCCTGCACACCAACACCCGGGGCTCCCCAGACCGCAGCATCGGCATCCAGAGACCCGTGGGCCACGTGGACATCTACCCCAACGGAGGAACCTTCCAGCCAGGCTGTGACCTGCAGAACACCATGATGATGATCGCCACCACCGGCATCCGTA ATATGGACCAGCTTGTGAAGTGTTCCCATGAGCGCTCCATCCACCTGTTTATCGACTCGCTGGTGAACGCAGCAGAGCATCAGACCATGGCCTACCGCTGCAGCTCCAAAGAGGCCTTCATGAAGGGCATGTGTCTCAACTGCCGCAAGAACCGCTGCAACAAGGTGGGCTACGGCGTCAACAAGGTCCGGTTGCCCCGGAGCACCAAGATGTACCTCAAGACCCGCGAGATGATGCCCTTCAAAC TTTTCCATTACCAAGTGAAGGTGCATTTCTTCAGCAGTGAGAAACTGGCCTACACTGAGCAGCCCATGAAAATCTCTCTGTACGGAACCCATGATGAGAAGACTGACATACCTTACACCAT GCCCTTCCTGAACACCAACAGCACTGTGTCATTCCTGCTGACCACCGACGTGGACGTCGGGGAGCTGCTTATGGTCAAGCTGCGCTGGGAGAAAGATGCCTATTTCAGCTGGTCTGACATGTGGGGAAACAAAAACTTCCACATACGCAAAATACGTGTCAAGGCCGGGGAGACTCAATCCAG GGTGATCTTCAGCGCTAAAGATGGAGAGTTTGCCTACCTCATCAGAGGAAAAGACGACGTAGTCTTTGTCAAATCAAAAGAGGACAACATGAGCCGGAAAGAGAAAAA GATGCACAGACTCAAGATGCAGGGAAGCCACTTCAAGAATAACATTGCATGA